The DNA sequence TATGTACAGGGTGTGAGTATATGACACAGATGTGGATGTGAGCAACTGCAGGGGGTGAGGCAGGCAAGGGTATGCAAGTGTGCAGGTCCTGGGGGCGGAGGGGCAAGGGTATGCATGTGCATGGGGCAGGGATGTGTGAAGAGGATGCACAGGTCTCAGGGGGGGCAGGGCGAGGCTGCTTGGGGCACAGGGTGGGGTTTGGGAGGGTACAGTttacgggggtgggggtggggctcaggCATGTGGGTGGCATGGGGGGTCGTGGGTCGCAGGAGGTCAGCAAGTGTGGTTgtggcacattcaaggaacacagcttaGCTTAATTCCAAGTCCCtgcctccctgtccatgcactcctgagagctctgggcttccatttggaaagaagCACATTAGGCTCTTTTCACTAGCTGAATGGTCTTCAATTCTCTatatctcaattcctcagctttttcaaccagggcctctgTATATGGTGTACAAGACTTGCAACCTAGAATCACTGtcccagttgtttttctgtcacttctctagctgtttcttggagcagggatgaactcagCGTATCTTAtttcaccatcttcccagaagggtctttgcttcctttttgatcctctgtctagatgttctgtctattgatgagagtggtgtattgaagcctccagctattattgtaaaTACATCTATTTCTACCTTTAATTTTTCCACAGTTTGCCTCATGCATTAGATGCTTATTTAtgactattatttcttcttggtagtctgccccttttattaatagtgtccttctttgtctcataacatttttgcatttaaagtctattttgtccattaGTAGGAGAGCTATCCCAACTATTTTTTCATTGCTGATTGTGTGGAATACCTTTTTTTAGCCTTTCAGTTTCAACCCATTTGTaaccttgggtctaaagtgagtctcttctACACAGTATATAAatggataatattttttttatccattctgccactgTCTTTTTGCTGGAGAGTTCACTCCATTAGTATTCAatgtttttactgtaaaggcagcagtatttacttcaaccattttatcctttgctttttatatatcttATTTCCGTCTCTCTtattacccttttagttacccttacctTATAatcttcacttctacactctcctccaagcctctctcccctgtctttttctttcagcctgcagaattcccttcagtatttcttgtagggcaggtctcttgttgatgaactctctgtttcagtttatctgtgaatattttaaaactttcaagttcttctttttctttccccaatgtcttctctatatcctccctcaactgaAAACATCCTGAATTATCTGTGTCAATTCCTATATCTAAtgtgaagtgttggtttgttcctctgactaggccatatcttttttttttttttttgctggcatctgggcatttaatttccttaattagtttattttggaggttgttttcactcttttatctataATTTTCTGGCTGGATGGCTTCattctctacctgttctttgacattcagttcaacttattctagatctctggCACAGGTTTTGTTTAATTGAacagaatttttcacttcttgtatttctgtttcttgctctgcctttatggagcctttttttttgaagagggtctcctcagatactatagaccctagtcagatcttcccagaccagacagcttcatgtctcaggaggaaagagtagccagattcagttttccctgagggtcagACTCAGCAGGTtaacagactttcctatgaagcctctagactctgcttttcctattctgcccagcatgtggcacttgccAGTCCCCAGATtctcaccagcataaagtgatgaggtgcctttaattttagcagactctccctgatggTGGCATGGTTGAGAAGGTGAGGTTGTAGGATGactttaatttcttcagttttccaatccctggggtctgaatttcttgaagaAAGGATTTCACTTGAGCATCCCACCTTTCACCTgaggaagatacaccctttagagaATTAACTCCTTTTACTTTACTTGTTACTTTGTTTCCTTTAGTGCTTAACCCAGGTTTATTTGTGCTGgggtcctgttctagtttgctagctgctggaatgcaatataccagaaatggaacagcttttaaaaagggcaatttaataagttgctagctttcagttctaaggctgtgaaaatgttcaaattaaagcaagtctatagaagtgccTGACCTaaggtacccagggaaagataccttggttcaagaaggccgatgaggttcagggtttctctctcaactggaaatgcataTGGTGAACGTGGCGATGTCTTCTAGCTTTTTCTGCAGGCtacttgttttatgaagctcccccggggacatattcctttttcatctccaaaggtttctggcagCGTGGGCTCttgctcttgtcattctctccTCTCATGGCTGAATTGTtattctctgctccctcagaatctcaagccttttccaaaatgcttcctcttttaaagttttccagtaaagtaatcaagacccacctggaatgggtggagacatgtctccatctaatcaagttaatacccacaattgattgagtcatatctctgtggagataaaccattcaagtttccaaactacattactgaatagggattaagaaaaatggatgctcccacaagattgagtaggattaaaacatgtatttacctagaatgagctggaactcagcatcaagggactgagaaaatgttctcaactgaaagggggaagagagaaatgagacaaaataaagtatcagtggctgagagtttcaaatagaattgagaggttatcctggaggttattcttacacattatatagagaacccctttttagtttaaggtgtattagagaggctagagggaagtgcctgaaactgtagagctgtgttccagtagccacgtttctttaagatgattgtataatgacaaagcttttgcaaagtgactgtgtgactgtgaactttgttctgatgctccttttatctacaatatagacagatgagtaaaaaatatggattaaaaagtaaataaataatagggggaacaaatgttaaaataaattgggtagagggaaatactagtggtcaatgagagggaggggagacgggtatggtatgcatgagttttttctttttatttctttttctggagtgatgtaaatgtcctaagaaatgatcatggggatgaatatacaactatgtggtgatattgtgagccactgactgcacaccaagtatgatgttcatatgttaagaatgttcgtgttgtatattgattggttttattaataaaaattaaaaaaaaaaacccacatggttttaaatcctttcaaaccagcacagggcctaTTTTCactagtcaaaatttgttaattaattctgcaattggagcttggttgaccTTAACCCttgttgctagtaaagtctgtttcctttcccctaggGGAACCAGCCTGTTGtgtccatgggggaggggcaccagcctctgtggcttaaggaacttacagttctgtgtggggtctcagccagtccacctggtccagactggtgtacactgtgtgtctggtcactcatgtttccccagcagttgttctgtaccattcttGGTTACTTACTAGCTACTTACCAGCTGCTCTGGAACTAAATTCTACACTGCACTAAGCTGCCACCTTGCCCCTAAGCTGCACCTTGCCCCACCTCTTGTGAATATTTCAAAGtctccctcttttttgaaggacagttttgccagacaaaaaattcttgtttggcagtttttgtctttcaataCCTCAAATatagcataccactgccttcttgcctccactgtttctgatgagaaagtggcatttaattttattgtggttcCCCTTATTTGACaagctgcttttctcttgctgcttccaggattctctttatctttagcatttaacattctgattagtatgtgtctcagagtaagtctattaggatttattttgtttggagtacactgtgcttcttggacacgtatatttatatctttcataagagttaggaaaattttggccattacttcctcaaatattctttctgctccttttcctttctcttcctcttctgggacatccatgaggcatatgtttgtgcacttcatactGTCATTTAagtccctgaggccctgctcaattttttcattttttttctgtctgttcttctgTAAGAATTCAGTTGCCCTACTTTCTAGTTTGCCAATTCTTTCCTCTACCTGTCCAAATATCTGTTGCTGTATGCCTTTTTAGAgtacattttaaatctcttctattatgTCTTTCACTCCtgtaagttctgttatttttcttttcgtatgctcaaattcatctttatgcttGTCCAATGCCTTCTCAACATCCCATatctttttagccatattttccttcatctccctgaattgatttagatttgaacatctttgattagtgttccaaattctgtctctcctccaaagttttaatttgttcctttgactgggccctattttcctgtttcttagtatgacttgtaaatttttgctgatgtctaagccctgattatcttgatgagtttaatCTCaaggtcaatttctctctcttgcctagggttttgtTGCTGATTTGCTTTGTGTTAAGGATCTTCtctgacacttggttcaacttattctagactttttgAATAGCCTATGTTTAACTGATCctattttttcagctcttgttcaTCTAATTCTTGCCCCGAGTAAATGATACAATTTTtgagattgcactatttgtgcaatgATATCACACCCAGGAGAAAgcctcctttcctctgttcctcctctgggaatcttgatctgttcagctgtttttgtttttcctctattttttttttttaactctcctttTTGTTGTctgtagctgcttttgcctgTAGGGCAAATTCTGGGTGGAAGATCACCCCAGAAAGGACTTTTCAAAGTCAGTATTTCCAAGCCAAAACAGGGCAAAGGACCCATGAAAGGGGTAGAGATCAGTTCCAGAGaaccctggggagagggtcaggaaagatgctAAAAAGCCTTTTTGACAGCTCCCTGAAGCtatgctttcctggcctgcccagcagatggcattcTTCAGCAAATTAAGGAAGCACTGAGTCTTTAAACCTTCACTGCCTTTGCCATTGTTGGGGATAGGGTTGAAACAAAAGTCATAGATATCCCTGTCCAGGGCAAGCTAAAACAGCAGTTCAGAGTTGGATGCAATGATTTAAATTCACAAATCAAAAGTGATCAGCACTTGGCTGTGCCccaccctgttcttggggaagagggcttACATGTCCCTCTTGGTTCACAGCAGGAAGCCAGGACTAGAATCAAGATGATTTGTCTTGAAAGTGGGAGATGGGTGCTGGCCACCACCCTGGAGTTAATTACTCACAGTTCTTTAACATGATTTCTCAGTCTCTTAGTCCCGCTCTTCCCTAGGTACTGTACAGTGGtcccctggcctctggagccccagaacagGTGTTTCAAATGGTTTCTGCCTGTCCACTAGCTGTTCTTGGGGGAAGAGTGCATTCTGAAGCCCCTACTACACtatcttccctggaagttcctGACACAAGTAATTTTAAGcaataatttcttaaattctaggTATGATAGAAAAAAGTAATGTTTAAGACAATTACATTATACAATGGTACATAATATAGTCTTACTTCAGGTCAAAAAAGCTTTGACAAGTTCAGAAAACAAGACTAGCAGAACCAACAGTCATAACAACTAACACAAAAATCCATCTCTCTGAGTAACTATCAATAgttaatgaaatttaatttgtttttaatttttaaattaatctttgaTTTAAATTTTCATACCAAATTCATGATAAATCCTTTTTGGTGCAACTCTTATATAGGATTCAATAAATCTAAACTATGACAAGACATTTATATAACGGCAGAGTtgggttcatttttttcctggaatattGGGGAGGTCATCTAGGTTCATCACCATACTTTGCAAACAGTGTTTACCAGATGCAATTATGATTCTGCCAATTTGGAAATTACTTTTTAAGTATGACTGACCACAATTAACAATATCACCATTAAAAGTTACCTCTTCCAACCACTGGAGATGATGAAGggaaatgcccctggaggagcttcatgaaacaagaagcctggagagaaagccagcagacactgtaATGTTCACCAggtgtgaacattgttgaaagagaaaccctgaacttcataagcctttcttaagtgaagctaacctcttgttggtgccttaatttggatatttttatagacttgctttaactgggacattctcaaagctttagaactgtaaatttgcaacttaataaactccccttttacaaagtcaaaaaaaaaaaaaggtacctcTTCCAGGCTAATGACATTAATTAACCAATTTTgaggaaaattagaaaacttaaaaaaaataaaatatgtaaaccCCCCCAAAATTCATCCCTCATTTACACAGTATATTTTCTAGAAATCCAGTTGTTAATAGaatttatttcaattaaaaaattaaaaatttcacaagGACTTTAAAGAGACATTGTATAAATACTAGAAGATAAATGATTtgtattaaaaataggaaaaagaaaaaaaaaacaggcaaaggaaGCACTCTGGAATTACAGAAATTAGCATACACCACCCATTACATTTTTCCCCCAAACAGACTGACATCagcatttaaaaatcacaaaaatctcaagaaaataaaatgtgttgtACCTTTTAGGTCTAATCTGCATAATTGTTACTCCAGTAACTGTGTCTCCATGGAGCACTGTATGGATTATAGGGGCTGGACCACGCCACCTCGGGAGGCAACTGGGATGGACATTCAATATGCCACTGAGTCAGAAAATGCAGACATTAGTATGCAAGTAGGCTGCACCCTTTAGTTACTGCTGCATAAACTACTATGATACTTTTTATCATTAAGCTTTTTCAGACACTTTGAAAAAAATGACAGTTAAAACTAGTCTTGTATGACCTAAAATGAAGGAATCAGAGACAAGTTCATTCTTTTACAATAATCAACCaatgaaatctaatttaaaaCAGGGCGGCAACTATTCATTGCTCCAGAGATGTTTCACAAAAGCTCATGATGTCTGGCATTTTTTTACAAAACCAAAAAGTGCATTTGTTACTATATGAGAAGAATCATATAGTAATTACGCATTTCATGTACAATGTGAACTCTATAATTTAGTCACACTGTTATTACCCTCACTTCACTTAGTTTATATACCAAATGCCTAAACAAGCTTCTTGAATCCTCATCAAATGATCTATTCACCTTTGCCTGTTATCCTAATGTATCTATCATTCACTGATGAGCAATTTACTTTACTAACCTGCCATGAGTTTAATGATATCTCCATCAACCTCAGTGTGCCCttgagtgtgcatgtgtgagcgAGAAAGTCTTATTTTCTAAGCTTTACTGTTCAGCCCAGTCCCAGTTATCCAACAATTATTTACTGAGCACAACTGATGTGTAGCCACCATCCTAAGTGTAAGGGATACACATGGCAGTGAACGAAAattctgccctcagggagcttatgTACAAAAAGCGGGAGATaagcaataaaaagcaaaacatgtaaaaaatctgtaaaatggtCCTAAACGTAATGGAgggaaataaaacaggaaaagagataaagaatattggGTTGGAGATTGCAATTTAAGCAGTTGTCAAAGAAGGTCTCACTGATAAGGTGATACCTGGGCAAAGAAGGTAAGGGAATAAGCCATGCAGATATATGGAAGAAAGACTTTTCAAGCAATGAGAATAAGCATAAAAAGTCTTGAGGAAGGTAAATGTTTGACAAGTTTAAGGCCCagcagtgaactgaagtcaatgTGGCTGCGGTGGAGTGAACCTGGGGAACAGTATTAGGAGGCAAGGCCAGAGAGTCAGCTGGGGCCCAAACCTTATAGGTCCTTATAGGCCAACATAACAAtttgttttatgttgttttattctgagtgagatggAAAACCACCAGAGGATTTTGAACTGATTGACATGATCTGACTGATGCTATTAAAAAGATCCCTTTGGCTGCGGGTTTGGTAAAAGACTCCAAAGAGGAAAGGGTAATAGAGACCAGTTAGGTTATTGTGATAATACAGGTGAGAGTGACAGCAGAATTGATGAGATATAGTCTAACTCTACACAGATGTTGAaggcagaaccaacaggatttcCTGTTGGTCTGAATGTGATGTATGAGATAAGAAATCAATCTTATTGAGGAACTGGTTTGGGGCAAAAGTTCGAGAATTTGTTTTTGGACATCTTCAATGTGGGGTGGTTAATTAGACATCCAAGCAGAATTGTGGAGAAGGCAATTGGGTATTAGGAGCCTGGAATTTGAGGAGAGGTATAAATTTGGGAGTTGTCATTATATGTATGGAATTTGAATGAGGCTGGAGGAGAGCCTACAGAGAGTGGTAAGGAGCTTAATACATTTTGATAATAATTCATAATAAAGTctgttttttaagagaaaatactAAAGTAGGCATAATTAGAATTCAAGTTTTCACACCTTAGATACGAGGTCCATTTATAAAGACCAAGGTTTCTATACcatatttccatataaataaGACTTACTAGGGGAATTTAAGAATAAGGGCTTCACTCAAAAGTCGGCCAAATGAAGCCACTACTCCAACATCATATTCTCCAGAGCCCACATCTGGCCACTCATATACTGGAAGCTGAGACTGCACAGCATAATGCGGCACCGGCAGTGCCTTTGATGATGGGGAAGGCACTGTGACCACCTCCAACTTTTCTATTAATGCTTCCTCTTTGTTTTCCCTAAGTTGGAAAGATTGGAAGAAAACATTACAGTTAGTATTATAGacaatgatcaaaagttaaactATTTCTCAGACTCCTAAGATAAATTTATGATTAAAATCATAAAGCAGTTAGGGCTAAATAATTAAAACCAGTGTGATGGaggaattgaatttttatttattttaaatttaaagagccACATGTGATTACTGTTTGGACAGAATGGTTCTAGAGATTTCCCATGCCTACACAGAAACATATATACATTCTATACAACTGGGATCATGTTATACATGTTTTATAATTGTTTCTCTCCCTTAACAATGCTATATAGAATATATTatgtgagttttttaaaaaaatgggttaaatatacaaattattgTATATGTACTAACTATTACTAGAAGAATAGGAAACAAAACTGGCTCTCTGGAGAAATTAGGAACTGCGAGACAGAGGTACAAGTGACTTATCAGTgtattatatctttttaaattttgtaccataatcatgcattttccaaataacatataatttttcaaaaacaaaaatatataccttAGCATCACTCCATGGCATGTATATTCAAGTACATGTAGCACGACCTCACTCTTTTTTCCTGCTACATATAGTATTCCAGTGACCAGGGgctgtacatttatttattaaacatatattGCATGTACATGTTGAGCAGTTATAAGAAAAGGTGTATGTAAGATGGAACTAAAGAGAAAGCTGCCAAGTAAAGCATCGTCCGGAAGGGTAAGGACACATGCAATGAGAGCTGCATGTGGCAAGATGAGGAAACAGCAACATAAAGGTATCCTGGAGTGTAGGGGGTTTTTCAGGATGTGGATACAGAAGGGAGTGTGTAAAGGGGGGAATATGATACAAGGGGATTGAAGAGGTACTCAATATGAGGGTGGCTGGGAAGCATTTGTAGGGAAGACCTGATAAGTATGACAGAAGTGAATATGGGGAGGAGGCCTCTAGAAAAAGCAAGTGGGGAAACAAAACAAGTAGGTTGAGGGTAAGGAGGGAGAACAGTATATATGGATACAGAAGCCATATACCATGAATTTTCAGGACAGGttggatttcaatttttttttctttcccgtAAATAAGATTTGTTAACTTTTATACAACTAAATGTATACCTAAGACTTCTGATTTATAATTGTATTCGTTTTTTTCAAAGCTCGTTTTTGGACTATGTCCTCACTTTCGCTTCAGAAAATTGAATACTGCTGTATACAGGGAGACCATGGGGAGTGAAGGAGTGAGGCATCAGTGTACAGAGGAATGCATGTGCCTCATAAGAACAAGCCCTTAGGACTGGAGGGTACAAGTGGGATATGTGGAAAGCTGAAGGAGGTAGTAGAAGAGGGGGGCGGACTTCAAAGTGGCAATCAGCTCAGGTGCTGACCTTAGGCAAGTGGTTTAACCTCTATGATCTCCGGTTTCCTCAAAATCAAAACCGGCAGGCGCGGGGTGGGGCTGGACAGAGATAAGGTGCGCAAAACGCCTAGCACTGGCCTGGCACGGCGGATCCCTGGGTACGCACTAGAACCGCCGACAGACCGCGCCGGGAGTCGGGGGTGTACACCAGACAGGACCCGGCACCCAGGTCTGGGGACGCCGAGACCTGGGCCCAGAGCCCTCTGAGGCCCTGCTTTCAGATTCCCAGAGGAATCGTCCAAAACCCTTAGGATCCGGCCGGAGAGGCTATTCGGCGCCCTCAGCGCCCCCAGCCACCCCAAGCCCTGGCCCGGGTACCTGGCGGCGTGCAGCGCCCGCAGCGTCTCGCAAGCGAAACGGTCGGTGCCGAAGAAGAGCACCCGCCAAGGCGGCTTCTCACGGGCTCGGGCGCCCTGGCCCTCCTCCCCGCCGGGGGTTCCGCCGAGCTCAGCCGGCGCTCGCCAAAAGGAACTCGGCCTTAAGCTGGCGGCGCTGCAAGCCGACTGGGGCCCCCAACAGCGCCGTATCAGCACCCTCATACCCTTAGCCCCCGGCTACCGACCCTGCGCAGGCGCGTCGGGGTGAGGGGTGAGAGGTGAGGGTGCATGCCTTGAGGGCGGGGCTGGAGAGGACATCTAATGGGCGGGGCTAGAGACAGCTGGGGGCGGGGCCTACTTTGAGACCGCAGGGGCGGGACCTGCGTGCTTGAAGGCGTGGCCCCATCTGAGTCAAGCTTCTATGTGATTCATACCGCATTTGTTCGCAGTCTTTAGTCTGCCTCCAGAAAGGACAGTTAGGGAACAACTCGTATGTGTTTTTAGACAGTGAAATCTCATCTATTTAAGTAGTGCTGTGTCATTTTCTGACTCATTAGGATAACTAATCTCTACTGGGTATTTTATTATGTGCCACGTATTtggctcagtttttttttttttagttcaacgtattttttcttcccttttaaaagggaagaaaaaatacgTTATTATGATAAcgtatatacaacataaacttcccctctttaaagtatacaattcagtggtattaattacatttgcaatgatTGGCTAAGCATTTTACATCCATTATTTCAGTTGATGCTCATATCAACCATATGAGGAAGATATTATTACagccatttttctgaagagaaccCGAGGCTCAGTGACG is a window from the Tamandua tetradactyla isolate mTamTet1 chromosome 14, mTamTet1.pri, whole genome shotgun sequence genome containing:
- the MTFMT gene encoding methionyl-tRNA formyltransferase, mitochondrial isoform X4 gives rise to the protein MRVLIRRCWGPQSACSAASLRPSSFWRAPAELGGTPGGEEGQGARAREKPPWRVLFFGTDRFACETLRALHAARENKEEALIEKLEVVTVPSPSSKALPVPHYAVQSQLPVYEWPDVGSGEYDVGVVASFGRLLSEALILKFPYGILNVHPSCLPRWRGPAPIIHTVLHGDTVTGVTIMQIRPKRFDVGPILKQETLPVPPKSTAKELEAVLSRLGATMVQFSDIPQLSVYLLISVLKNLPESLNNGRQQPTEGATYAPKISSGTSCIKWEEQTSEQILRLYRAIGNTIPLQTLWMGYTVKLLDLIEVSCSILAEWLDWCSISDA